A single Maniola hyperantus chromosome 11, iAphHyp1.2, whole genome shotgun sequence DNA region contains:
- the LOC117986500 gene encoding solute carrier family 22 member 7-like: MTENQRNSDVEIQQGKETNKDPGEKVDLDFILTNELGQFGRFQLRNVVLVTIFHIFGGTMGEFIFSAAATPHRCRIPECTESEKLHEFNPEWITNAIPETSSGFASCERYASMGTNGTLEYCPADLFDHSNTVACEGFVYANNNTVVYEFDLGCNEWLRAFAGTSYNIGMLLALPITGYVSDRFGRKTALVICVFNLGLFGFMRAFSVNYTMYLILQMMQMTFGYGAYTSAFIIATELVGPKYRVITGVSATAMFALGEAILGSIAWLITPWRYVIIVTTTPCFLLVSYYWLVTESVRWLLSKKKYTEAKKVLHTIAKVNKTQIREKSLEVLLNPPQPTTTISNFENLGLVRTIMHSPVLLRRICTIPLCLISMTFIYYGLSINSTSLSDTMHLNYILTALIGIPGIYTSAFFSNTIGRKLTVTFGFLISAACNISFVFIPRDLVIPRLVVYLFGKFFIAAVGTMLYIYASELYPTEYRHTLIGFSSMIGRIGSICAPLTPALMIYYHGLPSLLFGGMGIVAGLLVLTQPETLGCKMPDTLAEAEAVGKPESKILTTSLST; the protein is encoded by the exons ATGACTGAAAATCAAAGGAATAGTGACGTGGAAATACAGCAGGGAAAAGAAACAAATAAAGATCCAGGCGAGAAAGTAGATCTAGATTTCATATTGACTAATGAGTTAGGTCAATTTGGCCGGTTTCAGCTAAGAAACGTAGTTTTAGTTACTATATTTCACATATTCGGCGGAACAATGGGCGAGTTTATATTCTCAGCGGCAGCCACACCGCACAG atGTCGTATACCAGAATGCACGGAGAGTGAAAAATTGCACGAATTTAACCCTGAATGGATTACAAATGCAATTCCAGAGACTAGTTCAGGCTTCGCGAGTTGCGAAAGGTATGCCTCTATGGGAACTAATGGGACGTTGGAGTACTGCCCTGCCGATCTGTTCGATCACTCGAACACTGTAGCTTGTGAAGGTTTCGTGTATGCCAATAATAACACAGTTGTGTATGAA TTTGACCTTGGATGTAACGAGTGGTTGCGAGCTTTTGCGGGAACTTCATATAACATAGGGATGCTGCTTGCATTACCGATCACAGGATATGTCTCAGATCGCTTCGGCCGGAAGACAGCATTGGTCATCTGTGTCTTCAATCTGGGTTTGTTTGGTTTCATGCGTGCGTTCTCTGTTAACTACACCATGTATCTGATACTGCAGATGATGCAAATGACTTTTGGATACGGAGCGTACACTTCTGCGTTTATTATCG CTACTGAGCTGGTTGGGCCGAAGTATCGTGTTATCACAGGTGTGAGTGCAACCGCAATGTTTGCATTAGGAGAAGCAATATTGGGAAGTATCGCTTGGTTGATCACACCGTGGCGATACGTTATTATAGTCACAACCACCCCATGCTTCTTATTGGTTTCATATTACTGGCTTGTCACAGAAAGTGTAAGATGGCTACTTTCCAAAAAAAAGTATACAGAGGCTAAAAAAGTATTGCATACCATTGCAAAAGTAAACAAAACACAAATCAGGGAAAAATCTCTCGAAGTACTCCTTAATCCTCCGCAACCCACGACTACAATATCGAAT tttgaGAATCTGGGATTAGTTCGCACTATAATGCACTCTCCCGTTCTGCTTAGAAGAATTTGCACGATACCATTATGTTTGATATCAATGACGTTTATCTACTATGGCCTCTCCATCAACTCCACCTCTCTTTCCGACACCATGCATTTGAATTATATCTTAACAGCTCTTATCGGCATTCCTGGTATTTACACATCTGCATTCTTCTCGAATACAATTGGTAGAAAACTTACTGTGACATTCGGTTTCCTCATAAGCGCTGCTTGCAATATCAGTTTTGTCTTTATACCCAGAG ACTTAGTCATCCCACGCCTTGTAGTATACCTTTTTGGAAAGTTTTTCATCGCGGCCGTCGGAACTATGCTATATATCTACGCATCGGAACTATATCCAACAGAGTACCGACATACTTTGATTGGCTTCTCTTCCATGATTGGTCGTATTGGATCTATTTGTGCACCACTTACTCCAGCACTT ATGATCTATTACCACGGCCTTCCGTCGTTGCTGTTCGGTGGTATGGGCATAGTGGCCGGGCTGCTGGTGCTCACGCAGCCGGAGACCCTGGGCTGCAAGATGCCCGACACACTGGCTGAGGCGGAAGCTGTCGGGAAACCTGAATCCAAAATACTAACAACTAGTTTATCTACTTGA
- the LOC138402992 gene encoding uncharacterized protein: MSLILLKQCDYSYRVSHSCFPDVTVATSERDKVPTSGNCKKMSAEKFGILSTFDHSIHSWKSYKGRLLQWYIANDINATTDAAGIRRRAILLSALAEKSYQLAVDLALPKALEDVPFEEILDTLDAHFTPKRLGIGERHKFYVATQQASESHTEWAARLRGLTAHCNFSNVEEALRDRFVIGMRSGLEKEKLYAKDITELTLTKAVELAESIRCAHAGGASSSATGINASVVDEERGAMFKIEGTKSDKKNSASASASATKSKCSVCGFFHKSKICKYRNFVCNRCHVAGHLRRACPQIGYVATGGTAEDDDDDVYAS, from the exons ATGtctcttattttattaaagcagtGTGACTACAGCTACCGTGTTTCTCACTCGTGTTTCCCCGATGTAACAGTGGCGACGAGCGAGCGCGATAAAGTACCTACGTCcggaaattgtaaaaaaatgtcGGCTGAAAAATTTGGAATTTTGTCGACTTTTGACCACAGTATCCACTCGTGGAAGTCGTATAAAGGCCGGCTTTTACAGTGGTACATCGCGAATGATATAAACGCAACAACAGATGCGGCGGGGATTAGGCGCCGGGCTATTTTGCTGAGCGCACTAGCAGAAAAATCATACCAACTGGCGGTGGATTTGGCCTTGCCGAAAGCGTTAGAGGACGTGCCATTCGAGGAGATTCTAGATACGTTGGACGCGCATTTTACACCCAAACGGTTGGGCATCGGTGAGAGACACAAATTCTACGTTGCTACACAGCAAGCGTCGGAGTCGCACACAGAATGGGCGGCTAGACTGCGAGGGCTGACGGCTCACTGCAATTTTAGCAACGTGGAAGAAGCGTTACGGGATCGCTTCGTGATAGGCATGCGGTCGGGACTCGAGAAGGAGAAGCTGTATGCCAAGGACATCACGGAGCTCACACTCACAAAGGCAGTGGAGCTGGCGGAAAGTATACGCTGCGCGCACGCTGGAGGGGCTAGCAGCTCCGCTACAGGCATCAATGCGAGCGTGGTTGATGAGGAGCGCGGCGCCATGTTCAAGATCGAAGGAACGAAAagtgataaaaaaaatagtgcGAGTGCGAGTGCTAGTGCGACAAAGTCTAAATGCAGCGTCTGTGGATTTttccataaatcaaaaatctGTAAATATAGGAATTTCGTCTGTAACCGGTGTCATGTCGCCGGGCACCTTCGTAGGGCCTGTCCTCAGATAGGGTACGTAGCCACAGGCGGTACCGCCGAGGACGACGATGACGATG TATACGCAAGTTAA
- the LOC117986728 gene encoding organic cation transporter protein-like, protein MTENQSNGDVEIQQQKETNKDHETKEIITQKPIDLDFILTNELGQFGRFQLRNVFLLALFIIVSGTMGEFIFSAAATPHRCRIPECTESEKLHEFNPEWITNAIPETSSGFASCERYASMGTNGTMEYCPADLFDHSNTVACEGFVYANNNTVVYEFDLGCNEWLRVLAGTLYNVGMLLALPITGYVSDRFGRKTALVICIFNLGLFGVMRAFSVNYTMYLILQIVQTTFGSGTISAAFIIATELVGPKYRVITGATTSAMFALGEGVLGGIAWLISPWRYVIMATTIPCFLFVSYYWLITESVRWLLSKEKYAEAKTILHTFARVNKTQISEKSLEALLNPPQAKITTTTAANLGLVRTVIHSPILLRRICTTPFWWIAMTFVYYGLSINSTSLSDTMHLNYILTTLVSIPGFYTSAFVSNIIGRKLTVTFGFFISAACNISFVFIPRGFVIPRLVVYLLGKFFIAAVGTMLYIYTSELYPTEYRHTLLGFSSMIGRIGSICAPLTPALMIYYHGLPSLLFGGMGIVAGLLVLTQPETLGCKMPDTLAEAEAVGKPESTIMTSLSR, encoded by the exons ATGACTGAAAATCAAAGTAATGGTGACGTGGAAATACAACAGCAAAAAGAAACAAATAAAGATCACGAGACGAAAGAAATTATAACTCAAAAACCTATAGATCTAGATTTCATATTGACAAATGAGTTAGGTCAATTTGGCCGGTTCCAGCTAAGAAACGTCTTCTTGCTTGCTCTATTTATTATAGTCAGTGGAACAATGGGCGAGTTTATATTCTCAGCAGCAGCTACACCACACAG atGTCGTATCCCAGAATGCACGGAGAGTGAAAAGTTGCACGAATTTAACCCAGAATGGATTACAAATGCAATTCCAGAGACTAGTTCAGGCTTTGCGAGTTGCGAAAGGTATGCCTCTATGGGAACTAATGGGACGATGGAGTACTGCCCTGCCGATCTGTTCGATCACTCCAACACTGTAGCTTGTGAAGGTTTCGTGTATGCCAATAATAACACAGTTGTGTATGAA TTTGACCTTGGATGTAACGAGTGGTTACGAGTCCTTGCGGGGACTTTGTATAACGTAGGGATGCTGCTCGCATTACCCATCACTGGATATGTCTCAGATCGCTTCGGCCGGAAGACAGCATTGGTCATCTGTATCTTCAATTTGGGTTTATTTGGTGTCATGCGTGCGTTCTCTGTTAACTACACCATGTATCTGATACTGCAGATTGTGCAGACCACTTTTGGATCCGGAACAATAAGTGCCGCATTTATCATCG CTACTGAGCTCGTTGGACCGAAGTATCGTGTTATCACAGGTGCGACTACTTCTGCAATGTTTGCATTAGGAGAGGGAGTATTGGGAGGTATCGCTTGGCTCATCTCGCCGTGGCGATACGTGATCATGGCCACAACTATTCCATGCTTCCTCTTCGTCTCATATTACTGGCTTATCACAGAAAGCGTAAGATGGCTACTTTCGAAAGAAAAGTACGCGGAGGCTAAAACAATATTGCATACTTTTGCGAGAGTTAACAAAACACAAATCAGTGAAAAGTCTCTCGAAGCACTCCTTAACCCTCCACAAGCTAAGATCACAACAACTACT gCTGCAAATCTGGGATTAGTTCGCACTGTAATACACTCTCCAATTCTGCTTCGAAGAATTTGCACGACGCCATTCTGGTGGATAGCAATGACATTCGTCTACTACGGGCTGTCCATCAACTCCACCTCTCTCTCCGACACCATGCATTTGAATTATATCTTAACGACTCTTGTCAGTATTCCTGGTTTTTACACATCTGCATTCGTCTCAAATATAATTGGTAGAAAACTCACTGTGACATTCGGTTTCTTCATAAGCGCTGCTTGCAATATCAGCTTTGTCTTTATACCTAGAG GCTTTGTCATACCACGTCTTGTAGTGTATCTTCTTGGAAAGTTTTTCATCGCGGCCGTCGGAACTATGCTATATATCTACACATCGGAACTATATCCAACAGAGTACCGACATACTTTGCTTGGCTTCTCTTCCATGATTGGTCGTATTGGATCTATTTGTGCACCACTTACTCCAGCACTT ATGATCTATTATCACGGTCTTCCGTCGTTGCTGTTCGGTGGTATGGGTATAGTGGCCGGGCTGCTGGTGCTCACGCAGCCGGAGACCCTGGGCTGCAAGATGCCCGATACCCTGGCTGAGGCGGAAGCTGTCGGGAAACCAGAGTCCACAATAATGACTAGTTTATCTCGCTGA